In Penaeus monodon isolate SGIC_2016 chromosome 7, NSTDA_Pmon_1, whole genome shotgun sequence, the genomic stretch aaaatgatgacgATAGTTATTAAAATAATGCGAAaacaaatactactaataatgaaaatgatgataataatattagtagtagtagtaataataattatattattattaatactattattatcattattattgttattattattattattattattattattattattatttattattattattattgataatagcaataataataatgatggtgatgatgatgatgatagaaataacaaaaactaaggattatgataattatgattataataatgataataataataataataataataataataatgataataattgttattataatgagggtattttattattgttatcatcgccattattaatattactactactactactacttttatcaatattattattattattattattattattattgttatcattatcatcatcatcattattatcatcacatcatcattagtgttactgttgtcgttaatattattatatttatcgttgttattgttttttatcattatcagcattagtattagttttataattatattcagttttatttttttatttttcattgttatatttttaattcttattctttttcatgttttattatattgttattggcaCTGTGAGAGTTAATAACTTCTCTTTTTATAATGTCATTGTTATAAGAGGTACAACAGTTATAAtgatcaaaacacacacacacacacacacacacaagcacacacacacaccacacaacacacacacaccacaacacacacacacacacacacacactcacacacacacactcatacacacacactcatacacatacactcatacacacacacagacacacacacacacacacacacacacacacacgcgcgcgcgcgcgcgcgcgcgtacatacatacatacatacatacatacatacatacatacatacatacatataaattgtcGATGCAAAGAGACGTTTTCCAATCTTCCAGACAACCTTAGTAAAACTATCAAAAAAGGTCAACCTGTTCGACGACATGACCATCACTGGCTCCCGTGCCCACAACTTCCTGCGGGCGCGCCCTACGGCTCCGTCGGCGCCAGCGAAATTGGCTATCAGACATTCGAGCGAGTGCAGTGCTTCCCCCTTCAGACGATCCTGCTTGCCCTTGGGGTCAGGCACGTTGACCTCGTGTCGCTGGACATCGAAGGTGAATTCAGCATCCTGGGATgcattctccacacacacacacacacacacacacacacaccacacacacacacacacacacacacacacaccacacacacacacacacacacgcacacacacacacacacacaaggttcgagtcaccgaccggcgcgttgttcccttgggcaaggaacttcacctcgattgcctacctagccactgggtgggcaagccagcctaagtcagtgctggtcccaagtccggataaatatagataatgattacctaaaaggtaacaccggcactctccgtggaaaggaactggggactctaccacgtactcactccaagagcatcacaacatgaaactacaattaagtatcatgctgtgaccacggcggctcaaacatgaactaccgtaaaaaaaatctatatatatgtttttgaagtagatagacaagaaaaagatcaatagttttgaaatgtggtgttacagacgagtactgcgtattagctggacagagaagaagacgaatgatgaagtgctgagaaaaataaattgtagagaccgacttttggacatcttgaacaagaggaaattaaagtttattggtcatgtaatgagaagtaaaagtattgagaaaaacttgctgacagggattggtgataggaaacagaggaagaggcaaaccaaagacaagactgagcgacaatatcaaagatatttgcggctgtcgatgtataagtggaaagaaaagcgtaagatcgagtttagtggcgaaggatggtggagaggtccacggctgctcaagcatgagcataccgttattgattttgatacatacatacatatttacacacacatgcacacacgcacgcacgcacgcacacacacacacacacacacacacacacacacacacacacacacacacacacacacacacacacacacacacatatttatagatagatatatagatatagaaaaatacatatatatatatatatatatatatatatatatatatatatatatattttttttttttttttttttttttttttttttttttttttcttttttttacggtaggttcatatttgagccgccgtggtcacagcatgatacttaattgtagttttcatgttgtgatgatattggagtgagtacgtggtagggtacccagttcctttccacgaagaggtaatcattctctctatttatccgggcttgggaccagaactgacttgggctggcttgcccacccagtggctaaataggcaatcgaggtgaagttccttgcccaaggaacttcatcgtatctaggttcgatttacctaaaattatgtaaatcagcgcgtgtgctcacatacgcgcgcgggcgatgcgtgtgtgcatggatgcacccacttatatatatatatatatatatatatatatatatatatatatatataatatatatatatatatatatatatatatatatatatatatatatctatatatgcatatagattacatttatatatatatatatatattatatatatatatatatatatatatatatatatatgtgtgtgtgtgtgtgtgtgtgtgtgtatacttgtgagtgtttgtgtgtgtttgtgtgtgtgtgtgtgtgtgtgtgtgtgtgtgtgtgtgtgtgtgtgtgtgtgtggtgtgtgtgtgtgtgtgtctgtatgtggtgtatgtgtgtgtctatatgtgtgtgtctgaatgtgtatatatatatgtgtgtgtgtgtgtgtgtgtgtgtttgtgtgttgtgtttgtgtgtgtgtgtgtgtgtgtgtctatctatctatctatctatatatatatatatatatatatatatatatatatatatatatatataatatacatatataagtatgtgtgtatataatccacacacacacatacacacagatatgagaGAGTgtcttatttcctttgttttttccttctcaaCCCCTTCACACCCCCAGGCGTGGAACGCGACGTGCTCCGGTCGTTCTGGTCGTCGGGGTGCGACGTGGTCGGAGCTCCCACGTGCGTCGAGGTCGATGTGTGGATCGTGGAGAGCGTGGACGATAAAATCTAGAGCTGGAGTATGTGTCATGCACAATGCCAATCTTCTGTCAGCCACATTCTCATGCACGAGATGTATGGACTATGAGTGAAAGTgtaattgttactattgttgtatgaatgttttttttctatgaaaaatcACTGAAGCAATTTTTTGTTTACAGATTTGCCGCCAATGGATACAGTGTCTATACGTCCTGAAGGATCTATATCCGTACAATTATGTATTTATCAAGAATGGAACAGAAGTTCACAGGAGAGCCTTCACTCAACTTCAGTGATGTAGATGATGCATTGTCACAGTAGTGATACgatcttaaatttttattacatgatataattaccattattcacGTACCAGCTGTTCTTATTCTTGTACTAAGgctatgataatgacataataaaataaataataataaaaataattcttttcacggttgtttgaaCCGCACAACCGCATGATATTTTCAAACCATATGCTAACTTTTGATTGTTTACAGTTTTACTTGAGTAGATCATTTTCCAGGTGTTGactaataaaaaagagataaccATATATGAGAAGGATCATAACAGATTACCACTAAAAATcacaaggaaaaagagagaagataaagcaaCAAATGCACCAGCAAATATTTAAGAGGGCGAAGGTAGCAGCCAATTTGGAATATGCTACTTTTTTATAAGATCTCGGCGCACTAAAGGCCacgtttttattctttctttttctccgaaATCGGATTTTATAAGTTGTATGTTTTTCTAAGCTTTCGCTTATAGAAACCTTCCATGATCGCCTCTCTAGATCTTCAAAAATTACTTTGTATTGTTCTgtgttctatatttttaaaattatgttttagttgtctttataAGAAGGGCGATAAAAGTTGATTAAACTGTAAAAGCATGTGGGCATGGAACTTCCCTAACTATCCGTAGCCAAGAGCAGACTGAGGCAAAGTCCACTTTTGTGGATTTGACAAAATATGAGTTTTTTTCCCCGTGAGTTATCCTGCCTCTCTTCgggctaaaaaagaaagaagaaaaatgcggCATGTAATGCATTTTCTTTATGTCTTGTCACATTTCTATCAAATAATCATATTAAGGCATTTGACCTCTGCCTaatttttcattaccattctttAACATTTCCATACCAGCGAAaagtaattttgttattttgaggACACTTTGACAGAAAATAAACCTACTTTAATAAATGGACATATCTAATGTTAATATTTAGCCCagaaaaattaattgtaaatatGGGTTTGGTGCGGATATGGACGGATGTATCATAAATGTCAATGGCTAAAATCAAGAATTAAGCGAAATAACTTACTGTTCACGACTCCCGTTTGCcttatctaacttttttttttgtatgtgtgtgtgcgtaagagagagagagagagagagagagagagagagagagagagagagagagagagagagagagagaaagagagagagagatgagagagatgagagagagagagagagagagagagagagagagagagagcggtaatGCAACAGAACCTTTCCCCAAGCCCATTGGATATtgcggtcccatttggctggaatTATATAAGAAACGATGGTTATTACTAGATTTGAACACAAAGCATAAAACAGAGCTAGATACTTTGCAACCATATGCCGAAGGAAGACATGGAAGATGGCAATTATTGTGAAGCCCAACCAGCACTCCGTCGTCTTGTTTAATCAATAATCTACAAGCCGTAAAAAAGGAAACGTTACTGGATACTTTTAGGTTTGTTTCTCGcctcttcatctatatatcagcACAATAGAATGTAAATTTACTTCGCGAAGTGTTATTGCACAGGTCAAATGAAGGTAAGCGCTTCTAAAGGTGTTCGTAGACCAACTGTCTGACAATGCGTTATTGAATGTTTTGctaattcaaactttttttttatgacacaagcatttatattttcatgttaATGCATTATAATTAGAGTGCATTAACGTAAGAGTATTGATGCTATTCTGTCgataaaagtttaaattaaaaacatttaataactaTACTGTCGGGCAAATGGCCTGATAGCAACTGTGGAAGCGCATACCCTCGAGTATCATATAGACTTGGTTTATATCATTTGGTCAGACATCTGAAGAATCAATAGAGGCATGGCATAAAGATGTTCGTAACGTAAGCCTCGGACGCACATACAAAATATTAAGAGGGTTCCGTCTCACCGGAAAATGCATCCAGAAAAAACACCCCATTAACTCCGAGGCCTTTGTCTTCCGGAGAGACCAAACattaatgtaaatgatgataattacgtaATTCAGATGATAGTGACgctggtgatgatagtgatggaaatgtgataatggtgatggataTAATAGTCATGATTATCATAACTGTGATGATGGAAGTACTGTTGATGTTGAAGACATAGGTAGTGGTGATAAGGAGAAATGCACGTGACATGTTTATCAttacgttttctgttttcttttttattctgtattgTTGCAACGCTTATACACGCAGGACATATAACACTCATTGAGAAATGTGTGATGcacattttacatttacttccGTAGTGAcatctttaatttgttttatgaatatcaatataaatatagacaaatataaatattaacataaatgTGTACCctgctatttatttattctgcatTGTCctaatcattttatatcataaaacagttattataaatgtatttcatGAAAATCTAGATAGAAGAGAGCGCttgtaacaaaaaattaatagatcAATTATTTAATGAATAATTAACTGTGTGCGGTGAAACCGTATGGTTTTTGCCAGAAAGTGCGTAGCAAAGAATAGTGTGCGACACTGCTAGACACACGAGACGACACATAAGTTATTAAGTGATGTGTAACCCAGATTCCTCAAAACCTTAATTTATTTTCTACAATAAGTACGTGCTAAAATGAATTCAGCGTTGCAGTATGAATAACAAGAATGACAGTCGTAATTTTCGGTAATTCGTATCACATGGAGCTTGAAAGTTGCCACGTTTGTCTAATTAAGTGCACGTTTTGTATCCAATATTATATACGCTGGTAATGTTATCATCTGCAAGGCGTGGTCCGCTCACGCACCAATGGCAAGAACTCGCCGAAAGACAGACTATTCTGCACCTGTGAGTTTGATTCTCCTATCCACTCACTAATATTGTTGATCTCGTACGACATGAACACCGACCCTTTTCACTGAAGTGAATGctgcctccatccccctcctgccCTTTTCGCCAAATGAAGCCCTCACATGGTTCGGCCCAGTTCAGGCTCAAGAACATAGTAAAGGCAACCACCAAAGCAAACCAAACCGTAGCCATCTTGCCCGAGGAGGTTTTCCACCGGTTAGTCCCCTGGTTGGGACAACCAGCCGGACGACATTGAATACGACAGTTGAAGCAGGAGCTGTTGAAGTTTTCGCTTACTCCAAAACAAGTCTGGGAAGAAATCACTAGCCAACAAAGTGGATCTTAAAAGAGAGATTTGGCTCCACTCTCTCCCCCGCAACATCAGGGAGAAGCTCCACGACTCCGACGAGATGGCCAATGCACTGATGGAAGCACATCAGCAAGCCCGCCCTCAACCACAGCTCAAGCTTTCCCGCCGGCCAGTACCGGCATCAATGCAGCAACTGCACGAGGGTCTAACACCAGCTGGAGGCCCTTTACCCCATTCTTGGCTGCAGACGGCATCTGCTCCTACAACAAGCGGTTCAGCAGCGCAGCCTATAGTTGCCTTGATGGATGTAGGTGGAGGCCTCGGGGCATCCAAAAAATGTGAACAATGCAGTCAACCACCCTCACACCGGTTTCCACATCCAAGACGAGAGATCAGGAAAGCACTTTTCTCGTTGATACTAGAGCCTTCCTCTTCATATTCCTCTCCACAGTCAGACAGACGAGGTACATCAACGACTTGTCGCCGCCAACAGTACCCCAATCAAGTCCTACGGTTCCAGAAAACTCGCCATATGCCTCACCAGACACACATACTCATGGAGTTTCCTCTTCGCTTATGTGATCCAACCACTGCTCGGTGCTTATTTCCTCTCACACCACAACTTGCTGATTGATATGAGAAGACGCCAACTCATCAACACAGAGACTTTCACTCTCCTTCTGGTCAACACAGTCTCTATTATAGGGCCTCCTGACATCAACATGTGTGTCACCTCACCGGAGATACCTATAGGAACATGCTCAGCGAATTCCCTTTAGTCTTTGAGCCAGAGCTTCACCCACCAACCCAGGAGCACAGCGAAACACAGAGGATTCCACCACATCAAGACAACAGGACCCCAGTCCATTCTTGTTTTCCATCACCCGAGGCTAAAGATAATCCATGCAGCGAAGCTTGCTTTCCATGGGCATCCCCTCTCCACATGACGACTCAACCTCATCACTGAGCCGGACCATTACCCCATGCCAATTTGATAGCCCGCATAGGGGACGCCTGCATATTCTCGAAACTAGATATCCTTAAGGGGTACTTCAGGTGCCTGTTCTTTCAGATGACATCCCCAAGACATCTATTGTTACCCCATTTGGAAGCTATATCTTCCACTACTCCACTTTCGGGCTCAGGTAAAGCGGCACCACTTTCCAGAGGATGATGGACCAGATTTTTTGAGAGCTCCCATTCTGTGTGTCGATGAAATCCATGTCCACACAGTCCTTCACCTTCTGGAGGGGAATGGCCTGGTAGTCAACCCAGAGAAATGCATTTCCGGCGCCAATAGCATCAATTTCCTAGGGTATAAGATCCAGAGCCATTGCATCCGGCCACAGACCAATAAGGTCGATGTTGTACTCCAGTTCCCTACCCCGACATCCATCAAAGAAGTCCTGCAGTTCCTAGTGATGATAAACTATCACCAATTTATCCATAGGGCGGCCAACATTCTTGCCCTTCTCCAGGAGGCCATCGCCAGAAGCAGGAGAGTTTTCACAGCTGCCAAAACAGCACTTGCCAGGGCTACTATCTTAGCACAGCCCTCTCCCAATGCCCAGCTTTGCCTCACCGCAGACGCCAACAAAGTTGCAAAGGAGCCAGCCTGGAGCAAGAATTACATGGAAGAAGACATCCCTGGATGTACATCAGCTCTGGTGACCGGAAGCTCTGGCCAACAGAGTGGATGTACAGCACATTCGACAAAGAGCTCCTGGCAGTACCTCTGGTCGTTTGACACTTCCGTCACATGCTCGAAGGTATTTCCTACATCATTTTTACAGATCAAAAGCCCCTGGTCAATGCCCTTTCCAAATCAGGGGATGATGGTCAGAGCAGCAGCAGTGACAGCTCTCAGCCACTGCAGAGACAGGCTGCACTATGAGACACCTCTCAGGCTCCAGAATCCAGTCGCCAATTCTGTCTCATGCATTGAGATCTCCTCCATCCAGCATGGGGTCGACTACAAGGTTCTAGCAGCAGAACAGTAATGAGATCTCAAGACCATGGCCTACATCACGACCATTACCAACCCTTGCTAGGAGAAAGTAACCATCGGAGATACACCTGTCCTCTGCGACGTCAGCACCGGCTGCCCCACCCCCTCGTACCTACCACATTTCGGAGTGACATCTTTGACCTTATCCATGGATTGGCTCATCCATGGATTAGCACCACTAAGCTTGTTTCAAAGAAATTTGTGTGGCATAATGCAGCTGCGGGCAGTGCCAAAGCAGCCAATTCCATTGCCATACCAAGCCACCTATCCACGACCTGCCCCAGCCCAGACAATGTTTTGGTCATATCCATGTGGACACTGCTGGACCTCTCCCACCCTCAGAGGGCAAGAGgtatatctttaccatcatcgacCGCTCTCCCTGCTGGCCCGAGGCTATACCCATGGAGGATGTGACCACCAGATCCTGCAACTGTTTCGGTCTCCTGGAACACCTAACATCCAATAGGGGAGTGAGTTTCATAGCTGTGGAAGGCTCTAGCGCAGCTTCTTGGTATCGCTCTCTATTTCACAATGGCataccatccacaggctaatgaaCTTATTGAGAGATGGCCCTCACTGCCCATTGCACCACAACCACATGGACTTCACAGCTCCCCTGGGTGCTTCTTGGGCTCAGGACAATGCCTAAGGAGGATCTCGCCCATTCTGCGGCCGAGATGGTATATGTTCAGCCCCTCGTTGTGCCCGGAAAATTCTTCCCCAGTGATGGCTCGAGTGACACTCAGCTAGAGGACCTCTGAAGGGTAGCCTAGCAATTCGCCCCCAGCAGACCCACATCATCTCAGTGATGATGCCCACCGCCAGTCGCTATCCTGCCCTTACAAATATCCTTTCAGAGTTCTCCAGTCCACCAGGGCTTTCAAGCTACAGCTTGATGGATGAGCGCTGTAAACAAGCATACATCGATGCCTCAGACCGTGATGACGCCACTTACACGAGAACCGGACGACATTCTCGCCCTTGCAGGATCCTCGATCTGTAGTCCTTTCTTCCTCAATAGGAGGAAGGCATTGTGGCGGACGCCACAATCATCTCACTCAGCACCGGAGCAGCCTCGCTCGGCATAGTTGCCTCCATCCAGCTGGCAAGCAGGCAACAGCTGCGCGCCGCGATCGGcggtgggatgctgtcagtgAAGTCAGTGCTGATTCACCACGGGATGCAGCCTTTCGGCCAACCAGCGTACTCAGCCGCGGATGACGCATTTCCTACATTGTACTTATACCGCTTGCTCACCGAAAAATAGACACATCGAGCTGCAGACCTGCAAGGActttctctccctgcggtgaattggcccttacttgggcgattcagagcgaagggaggaccgtaccggcaaaggcgctcAATGGGGTGCAGCAggtggcgccaagccagataatgctaAGAGAGCTAATATGACCTCTCGGTCTCGAGGCTCTGTTTCGCATAGGAacaataggcaggtaggagcccctcactttgtcaggccctcagcctagttctgtctaaatagctgctgctagacagatcactaacttcccgtcctgccataggaaccgcctggaaaagttagcttctctccctcactatggtgaaatagtctgtggttggctgtttcagagggatgaaggaacttactggaacagacgcaggacccctcttctctcacttaggtgaaacagcctttgggtgtttcagagagaagagggattcactttgaaaaaatgtacaggtcctctcttccctcagtgAGGTAAAGCAACCTTTGGGTGTTTGCCTCAGTGGGAGGAGAGGAACTGGAAAAAGtgtaagagctcccttcctcactgagggaggagcaaaagtgttcccaacaattATGTCCTGgaagtggaagggcatcccctctggtctccccccaggggtttgccatgcgtggcagccttgtgcactgtggagacagaagtcctggaggttgagcgacgccgtgaatgagtacgccctgtggctagcaacacgcctctttggtcctcggCAAGACAGGCTGCCTGATCCAGgtccggtcaggtcaatcggctggtctcccttggGAGGCTAAGGTCAAGCAGGCATGCTGCCATTGCTACTCACACTGTCCGTAAGTGCCGCTGCaatggctaattggctgcgtatatccactcatcacctttgttgctgttagacactggctctaacactcagcttccacttgttggactccgtggtgtgtgggggcgtgagtggatgaagcactgtccaaatacatggaaaataaaacaaaatcccccccacagacagatgctaatgttgacgacccgtgcaaggcccagaccatggcagCTACCTTGAAGCCATATGTACCTCCGGGTTGCAAAAGAAAACcacgagcacaggatgacactgtcatgcctgctgccaagatggtggccaaaacagaaaaaaacatgtaaaaatatgtctgtccaccagatggactctcgtgctggcctctccaggccagcacccctcagacgaccccctgaccgaatcgggagcacaagctggtgcccccacgagcaagccccaaagccgaaagggcgggccgaaacgtctGAGGCCGGAGacggactctgagggagagtctggaccccaaggcgtttcccccaatTTAAGATACCTGTCAAAcccaaaggcttcgacaatgcctaccaaatggtcagggcattggagagccaacgcaaaatccggttgtcgatccgggttgcaaGAGATCAGGAcgtgatcatcatgcccaaagatcaagctaccctttgtttcctgcaggaaacgaaggagctaaatgatgagagaaaattgagcctctcaccactgaatcccgaggaaaagagggtcaagaaagtgctacttggcttctcagtctcgtatgatgtggagatgatcacatcacacccataggtcgtggaggcttccggaatgtcgaaggggaagactccaaccaggcaagtcctggtgaccatgaaaggtaccccaacctctacccttgatctgggtaactggggtacctacaaccttcgaacgtatgtgcctgatccacttcggtgtttcaagtgccaaaagtacggacaccaccaggctagctgcacagccaagcctaaatgtggtgtctgtagcaaggcacacaacacagaTGTGTCCATTAAGgcttacaaagaggaaaagagggacacaacagccgaatgtcccaactgtgccaagaagcATCATGCCTGCATCATGCCATGCTTGTTCTGTCAAGAAAGAAGTAAGACCCTCAAGCGgtaagaggttgctaagaagcgaccagactttgttcccgcctcccccaggcacctatgtctaggggaagaacaaaagtgaaaaggcctcccgacctcctaagaagaaggaagccgccccccagccgaaaccggagatctccgacaaacaggagttccctaaaatgaaaaaagtgcagaagaaccacaggaataatggttcaaacagcaccacaaagtcctcCCCAAGAGCCGAAGATCTCCTCGATGAGGAAGACATGTTgatcctgttgactgctgtagtcacaacAGTGGTaacagccttgggaaggacgagtgaagaggccgagaaggcagtcgcggtcgccatgacggcaatgaccaagactgtcgcaatcctaaagggaaggaagctggaaagggccaaaccAGCCGcatcccaggacgagactcccctccccactccaacccaggccatgccctcacatgCAGAGCCAAACCaagctgattcagtgccagagccAAAATCAGAACAAACTGACCTTGCCCATCCAAGGCCAGCAAAGTAAAACGCAAAGAATCagcctgaacagagaaaagccCATATACACAAAGTCAGAggtaccaaaggctctccaccccccagtgcaCCTAGGGATACCCTGACAGCTGAAGAAGActcctcaaccagcgaggacttcgcaatggagttgtcagactctgaaaatagtcaatccgaatacgacgatgtctgtaatgtaactatcatctagtaacatcatggcatgcaatctaagcattctgcagtggaacatctatggcttctccacaaggactgccatcctccacgcaatagtgcgatcaaggagcactgacattgtcatgctccaggagacattaacagtggaacctgttcgcttctctggGTATAATGTCTTTATGCTGCCATGTGTTGATGGCAAGaaaggcctgatcacccttgtcagagcaacaattccctgctctgcaatagccgatgttgaatctcttgccattgagattcactTGGCCGGGgtgcccctgaaattgtacaatgtgtacagccggccacactgtagtaccttagacatcagccaggtctgtgcttctgcagcacacgaccaagtgatcataggggaagacttcaatgcacaccaccccatcctggctccctgctgggcaccagatgtggctggccatcacatagccaacgtgcttgagacattccctgagatcactctcctcaatacccaagagccaatgcatgtcagaggaggagtCCTAAACCTCACCCCGGCTACTGTGACTCTGGTGGaggggattggctggcgtgtcgatgagaccgtcactagtg encodes the following:
- the LOC119575668 gene encoding uncharacterized protein LOC119575668 → MKPFVLQFLKPLLSLSVSPPSSTGPYNLKVDRLNPAERLYNAYRFSDYGWPELDRIIKTLFDHKSDGFFVEAGALDGEYLSNTLYLEREKRMERITDNLSKTIKKGQPVRRHDHHWLPCPQLPAGAPYGSVGASEIGYQTFERVQCFPLQTILLALGVRHVDLVSLDIEGVERDVLRSFWSSGCDVVGAPTCVEVDVWIVESVDDKI